The genomic region TCTTTATTCTTGGTGTCGTCTTTGTGGCGGTCGGCATTGCGGTATCCATTGCGCTGCATGAGGTGGGCCACCTGGTGCCCGCCAAGCTGTTCAAGGTGCGCGTCACCAAGTACATGATCGGCTTCGGCCCCACCATCTGGTCGACCAAAAAAGGTGAGACCGAGTACGGCTTCAAGGCGTTGCCGCTTGGCGGCTATGTGTCGATGATCGGCATGTACCCGCCCAACAAGGAGGACGGCTCGGTGCGCCCGTCCAGCACCGGCATGTTCCAGACGCTGGCCAGCGAGGCCCGCTCCATGGCCCATGAAGATGTGGGTCCCGGGGACGAGAACCGCGTGTTCTACCGGCTCCCGGTCTGGAAGAAGATCATCATCATGCTCGGCGGGCCGGCAATGAACCTGCTGATCGGCCTCGTGCTCACTGCCGTGCTGCTCATGGGCTTCGGCATCTCAGAGCCCACCACCACCATCGCGGAAGTTTCCAAGTGCCAGGTGAAGGCGGGAGAGACCGTTAACCCGGACTCCGCCGACTGCAAGCCGACACCGGCAGCTGCAGCCCAACTCAAGCCCAATGACGTCATCACCGCTTTCGACGGAAAAACCGTCACCAGCTGGGACCAGTTGACGGGCTGGATCCGCGCTTCCGCCGGCAAGGAAGTGTCCATCACAGTGGACCGCAACGGCTCCCCGGTGACCAGCAGCGTCACCCCTGTCCTGTCCGCCCGCCCGGTCCTCGGAGCGGACGGACGCCAGGCAAAGGACGACACCGGAAAGCTCCTGTACCAGGAGGTCGGCTTCCTGGGCATCGGTGCGCAGACCGCCTTGGTTCCGCAGCCGGCGTCGTCCGTCCTGCCCATGGCAGGGGAGAACATCAAGCAGGTGGCCGGGGTGGTCCTTAATCTGCCGGCCCGGGTTGCCGGCGTCGCCAAGGCGGCGTTCAGCGAAGAACCCCGCGACCCCAACGGTCCCATGAGTGTGGTGGGCGTGGGCCGCGCGGCCGGCGAGGTGGCCGCCATGGAGGAAGTGCCCGCCCAGGCCCGGCTTGCCGCCTTGGTGGGACTCCTCGCCGGGCTGAACTTTGCACTGGCCGTTTTCAACCTGATCCCGCTGCTCCCGCTCGACGGCGGCCATGTGGCAGGCGCACTCTACGAGGCCGTGCGCCGGCGGGTGGCGAAGCTGCTCGGCAAACCCGACCCTGGTGCCTTCGACATCGCGAAGCTGCTGCCTGCGACCTACGTGGTTGCCGCGCTTCTCATGGGAATGGGTGCGCTGCTGATCTATGCAGACATCGTGAAGCCCGTTAATCTTTTCGGCTGATCTTCGCGTGTCCCCCTCGATCGGTTGATTCGGAAATATCAGCCCTAAATGATTGATTTGCAAAAATAAGCCGGATACGGTTTAGCAATGTACGTTCTGACCATCGACCAGCGTGGCAGCACCAATGACGTGGACCGCGTGCCCGAGCTCCTCGGAGCCCTCGGCAGCCATCCCGATGTCCGCTTTGAACGCTCTGTCGGCGACGAAGTGCAGGGGGTTCTGCAGGACCCTGCCCTGGTGGTCGACGTGGCGCTGCAGGCCCTGCGAAGCGGGCACTGGTACGTGGGAATCGGTGTTGGCCCGGGGACCTTGGCGCCGGACGCCAGCCCCCGTGAAGGGTCTGGACCCGCCTTCGTTGCCGCGCGCCGGGCGGTGGAGCGGGCCAAGTCAGCCGCGAGCCATGTCCCCGCGGCAGTCGTTGCGGGGAGCCGGGAGCGCGAGGCCGCCGTGGCGTGCGCCAACGCGGAGGCGGTGCTGCGCCTGGTCGGGAGGCTGGTGCAGGACCGGACCGAGGCCCAATGGCGCGTGGTGGATGCCCTCCGCGCGAAAAGTGGAGCCACAACGGCACGGGGCCCCGGACGTCACGGACGCCAGAAACAGGTTGCGCAGGACTTGGGAATCAGCGAACAGTCGGTGAGCCGGGCCGTCCTCCGGTCGGGCTGGCAGGAAGAATGGGCCGCAAGGCCGGCGGTGGAAATGCTGCTGGCGACCGCCCACCGCCTCGTCCTTGAGAACCTCACCCCCGGGGCCCAGGACGGCGACGACAACCGAGGAGAACCATGAACGCTGTCTGGATCGCAGCCGCCCTGCTGACGGCCGGATTCGTGGGCTGGCCTGTCACGGCCCTGGTTTTCCGGCTGGCCCGGACCATCGACGACAAAGCCGATGCCGCCGCCGGCCGGGACGGCGCCGACGATCCCTCGGCGGATGTGACGGTGGACAGCCCCGCAGGGGACAGCCCGACCGCAGTGGACAGCCCGACCGCAGGGGACAGCCCGGCCGCAGGGGACAGGGGCAATACAGTGAACGGCGACATTACGGTGGACGCCGGAACGGCTGCCGCGCCGGCACCCGGAGGTGGCCCTTCTGCCACACGGATTCTCCGGGGCGGCGCCATCATCGGCGTGCTCGAGCGGCTGGCTGTCTGCCTTGCCATCCTGGCCGGGCAGCCCGTGGCCATCGCCTACGTGGTGGCAATCAAGGGCCTGGGCCGGTTCGCGGAACTCAAGGAAACGCCCGTGGCTGCGGAACGGTTCATCATCGGCACCCTGGCCTCCATGCTGTGGGCGGCGGGAGTTGCCGCCTTCACGAAGGTCGTGCTCCTCGGCTAGCCCGGCCGCGGGATAGGGTATCTCTATGACTGTTTTTGCTGTTGAGTACGTATACGACGCCGAGTCCTCCGAAACGCGCGCGGCCACCCGCCCAGCACACCGCGAATGGACTGCAGGACTGGCGCAGGACGGCGCTCTCCTTGCCAGCGGACCCTACGGCGACGGCGCAGGCGCTTTGCTCATCTTCAAGGCGGCCGACGAAGCCGCACTCAACGAGATCCTGCGGCAGGATCCCTTCGCTGCTGCGGGCGTCATTTCCGGCACCCGAACCACCGAATGGGCACCTGTGACCGGCCTCCTGGCTGAGCACGCAGCCTAGCCGCCGCCGCACTACCGATTTTCGAATTCAAGGAGTCCACGTGACCTCGGTCAGCCTGGGAATGCCATCCGCACCGCCGCCCGTCCTTGCCCCGCGCCGCAAGACGCGCCAGATCAAGGTGGGCTCCGTCGGCGTCGGTTCCGATTTCCCCATCAGCGTGCAGTCGATGACTACCACGCCCACCACGGACATCAACGCCACACTGCAGCAGATTGCCGAGCTGACCGCGTCCGGCTGCGACATCGTGCGCGTGGCATGCCCGTCCGCCGACGACGCTGAAGCGCTTCCGATCATCGCCCGGAAGTCGCAGATCCCGGTCATCGCCGACATCCACTTCCAGCCGAAATACGTCTTCGCAGCCATCGAGGCCGGCTGCGCGGCAGTACGCGTCAACCCGGGCAACATCCGCAAGTTCGACGACCAGGTCAAGGAGATCGCCAAGGCGGCCAAGGACCACGGCACGTCCATCCGCATTGGCGTGAACGCCGGATCGCTGGAACCAGGCATCCTGAAGAAGTACGGGAAGGCCACCCCGGAGGCCCTGGTCGAGTCGGCAGTCTGGGAAGCCTCGCTGTTCGAGGAGCACGGCTTCCACGACTTCAAGATCTCCGTCAAGCACAATGACCCGGTGGTCATGGTGGCGGCCTACGAAATGCTCGCCGAGAAGGGCGACTGGCCGTTGCACCTCGGCGTGACGGAGGCCGGACCCGCCTTCCAGGGAACCATTAAGTCGGCCACAGCCTTCGGCGCCCTCCTCTCGCGCGGCATCGGCGACACGATCCGCGTGTCCCTCTCCGCCCCTCCTGTCGAGGAGATCAAGGTGGGCAACCAGATCCTGCAGTCGCTGAACCTGCGGCCCCGCAAGCTGGAAATTGTCTCGTGCCCGTCCTGCGGGCGCGCCCAGGTGGACGTCTACACCCTCGCCGAGCAGGTCACCGCCGGGCTCGAAGGAATGGAGATCCCGCTGCGCGTCGCCGTCATGGGTTGCGTCGTCAACGGTCCGGGTGAAGCGCGGGAAGCTGACCTCGGCGTCGCCTCCGGCAACGGCAAGGGCCAGATATTTGTGAAGGGCGAGGTCATCAAGACTGTCCCCGAGAGCCAGATTGTTGAGACACTGATCGAAGAGGCCATGCGTATCGCGGAAGAGATGGGGGAGGCCGATGGCGAAGATGCTGTCAAGGGTAGCCCCGTGGTTAGCGTCTCATAAGGACGGCGCCGCGCCGGACGGTGCCACCGTCCGGGTACTGGGTGTTGCGGACACCCGGCAACTGCGCGAACTGGCCGGCACGGATCCCGTCGCCAACGTGTTCATTCTGGCGCATCTGGAGTCAACGGACTCTGCCGCGCCCACCCCGGGCGGTGCGAACGTCCTGGGTGTTTTCGACGACGACGTCCTGGTTGGCGCCTGCTGGGCAGGCGCCAACCTGGTCCCCGTCCAGCTGGATCCCGAGCTGGCCGGACCAGTGGCTGCTGCGGCCCACCGCTCCGGGCGCCGGTACGCGTCAGTCTTCGGACCGGCCGCCACGGTCCTTGCCCTGCACCGCCACCTGGAGGAGCTGGGCCACCTGGCCCACGAGGTACGGCCCGACCAGCCGCTCATGACCATCACCGGCCCTCCTGCCGTCGAGCCGAATTGGCAGCTGGGATATGGGCAGTACGCAGATTTTGACACCATCCTCCCCGCCTGTGCGGCGATGTTCGAGGAAGAGGTTGGCTACTCGCCGTACCTCGGCGGCCGCGACTTCTACAGCCGCCGGGTGGCAGGCCTGATCCGCCAGGGCCACTCCCTGGTCCACCTGAAGGACGGCGAAGTCGTATTCAAAGCCGAACTCGGCGCCGTCACGGCGGAGGTCACGCAGGTGCAGGGCGTATGGATGAATCCCAGCCACCGGGGACTTGGGCTGAGCGCCGGGTACATGGCGGCCGTGGTGCTGCTGGCCCAGAAAATGGCACCCGTCACCAGCCTGTACGTCAATGACTACAACTCCCGGGCACGGGCAACATACGAACGCGTTGGCTTCCGGCAGGTGGGGACCTTCGCTACAGTCCTCTTCTAGCCTGCGACCCACGCTGCCCCCGCCAAAGCGGATTTGGAATCGGTGACGGCTATCACATAGGTTCGTTCTAACCGCGTTTTCGGGCTCGGGTGGTCTTACGAGAATTAGCGGCATGACCGGCCGTGAAGCCACGCCACCACAGGGATGACCAGCCGGAAACGGCCAGGGGCTTCTCCTGCGGGGCGTGGCTTTTCTCTGCAGCCACCACAGGGCCCGGAAACCTGTACTGCTCCCCAGCCGGTAGATTAGTACCCAGACAATCAGCACTTCCCCCAGAAACGGACACCTACCCGTGGTTCTTCGACTCTCCAAGCTTTTCCTGCGCACCCTGCGTGAAGACCCCGCCGACGCCGAGGTGGCCAGCCACCGCCTGCTCGTGCGTGCGGGATACATCCGCCGCGCGGCTCCGGGCATCTACACCTGGCTGCCGCTGGGACTGAGCGTGCTGCGCAAGGTGGAACAGATCATCCGGGAAGAGATGGCCGCCATCGGCGCCCAGGAAGTTCACTTTCCCGCGCTGCTCCCGAAGGAGCCCTACGAGGCGACCAACCGCTGGACCGAGTACGGCGAAGGGCTGTTCCGGCTGAAGGACCGCAAGGGCGGCGACTATCTGCTGGCCCCCACGCATGAGGAGATGTTCACTCTTTTGGTGAAGGACCTGTACTCCTCGTACAAGGACCTGCCGCTGAGCATCTACCAGATCCAGAACAAGTACCGCGACGAGGCACGTCCCCGCGCCGGACTCCTCCGCGGCCGCGAATTCATCATGAAGGACTCCTACTCGTTCGACGTCGACGACGCCGGGCTGGACGCCAGCTACTCCGCCCACCGTGCGGCTTACCTGAAAATCTTCGAGCGGCTGGGCCTGGAAGTCATTCCTGTGACGGCCACGGCCGGCGCCATGGGTGGCTCCAGGAGCGAGGAATTCCTGCACCCCACCGACGTCGGCGAGGACACCTTCGTGCGCTCGGCCGGTGGCTACGCCGCCAACGTCGAAGCTGTGACCACTGTGGTTCCCGCCGAGATCGACTTCACCAACGCCCCGGCCGCGGAGATCCGCGATACCCCGAACACTCCCACGATCGAAACGCTTGTGGCTGCCTCGAACGAGCTCGTGCCGCGCAGCGAGGCCGACGGCGGCCCTTGGACTGCCGCCGACACGCTCAAGAACGTTGTTCTCGCCGTCACCCTCCCCACCGGAGAGCGCCAGATCGTCGTCATCGGTGTCCCCGGCGACCGGGGCGTCGACCTCAAGCGCGTCGAGGCCAACATCGGTGCCTACCTCCCGGTGGCCGGCGAGATCGCCGTGGAAGCCGCGGGCGAGGAGGACCTGGCCCGCAACCCGCTCATCGTCCGCGGTTACCTCGGCCCGGGCATGTCCCTGGGCGCACCCCTCCTCGGCCTGGAAGGCGCCGCCAAGCTCCTGTACCTGGTGGATCCCCGCGTCGTCAGCGGCACGGCCTGGGTTACGGGCGCCAACATGGCCGGCAAGCACGTCTTCGGTCTCGTCGCGGGCCGCGACTTCACTTGGGATGGCGTCATCGAGTGCACCGAAGTGCGCGCCGG from Arthrobacter globiformis harbors:
- a CDS encoding M50 family metallopeptidase translates to MSPVILFILGVVFVAVGIAVSIALHEVGHLVPAKLFKVRVTKYMIGFGPTIWSTKKGETEYGFKALPLGGYVSMIGMYPPNKEDGSVRPSSTGMFQTLASEARSMAHEDVGPGDENRVFYRLPVWKKIIIMLGGPAMNLLIGLVLTAVLLMGFGISEPTTTIAEVSKCQVKAGETVNPDSADCKPTPAAAAQLKPNDVITAFDGKTVTSWDQLTGWIRASAGKEVSITVDRNGSPVTSSVTPVLSARPVLGADGRQAKDDTGKLLYQEVGFLGIGAQTALVPQPASSVLPMAGENIKQVAGVVLNLPARVAGVAKAAFSEEPRDPNGPMSVVGVGRAAGEVAAMEEVPAQARLAALVGLLAGLNFALAVFNLIPLLPLDGGHVAGALYEAVRRRVAKLLGKPDPGAFDIAKLLPATYVVAALLMGMGALLIYADIVKPVNLFG
- a CDS encoding MarR family transcriptional regulator — translated: MYVLTIDQRGSTNDVDRVPELLGALGSHPDVRFERSVGDEVQGVLQDPALVVDVALQALRSGHWYVGIGVGPGTLAPDASPREGSGPAFVAARRAVERAKSAASHVPAAVVAGSREREAAVACANAEAVLRLVGRLVQDRTEAQWRVVDALRAKSGATTARGPGRHGRQKQVAQDLGISEQSVSRAVLRSGWQEEWAARPAVEMLLATAHRLVLENLTPGAQDGDDNRGEP
- a CDS encoding YciI family protein, with product MTVFAVEYVYDAESSETRAATRPAHREWTAGLAQDGALLASGPYGDGAGALLIFKAADEAALNEILRQDPFAAAGVISGTRTTEWAPVTGLLAEHAA
- the ispG gene encoding flavodoxin-dependent (E)-4-hydroxy-3-methylbut-2-enyl-diphosphate synthase; this encodes MTSVSLGMPSAPPPVLAPRRKTRQIKVGSVGVGSDFPISVQSMTTTPTTDINATLQQIAELTASGCDIVRVACPSADDAEALPIIARKSQIPVIADIHFQPKYVFAAIEAGCAAVRVNPGNIRKFDDQVKEIAKAAKDHGTSIRIGVNAGSLEPGILKKYGKATPEALVESAVWEASLFEEHGFHDFKISVKHNDPVVMVAAYEMLAEKGDWPLHLGVTEAGPAFQGTIKSATAFGALLSRGIGDTIRVSLSAPPVEEIKVGNQILQSLNLRPRKLEIVSCPSCGRAQVDVYTLAEQVTAGLEGMEIPLRVAVMGCVVNGPGEAREADLGVASGNGKGQIFVKGEVIKTVPESQIVETLIEEAMRIAEEMGEADGEDAVKGSPVVSVS
- a CDS encoding GNAT family N-acetyltransferase, with the translated sequence MLSRVAPWLASHKDGAAPDGATVRVLGVADTRQLRELAGTDPVANVFILAHLESTDSAAPTPGGANVLGVFDDDVLVGACWAGANLVPVQLDPELAGPVAAAAHRSGRRYASVFGPAATVLALHRHLEELGHLAHEVRPDQPLMTITGPPAVEPNWQLGYGQYADFDTILPACAAMFEEEVGYSPYLGGRDFYSRRVAGLIRQGHSLVHLKDGEVVFKAELGAVTAEVTQVQGVWMNPSHRGLGLSAGYMAAVVLLAQKMAPVTSLYVNDYNSRARATYERVGFRQVGTFATVLF
- a CDS encoding proline--tRNA ligase encodes the protein MVLRLSKLFLRTLREDPADAEVASHRLLVRAGYIRRAAPGIYTWLPLGLSVLRKVEQIIREEMAAIGAQEVHFPALLPKEPYEATNRWTEYGEGLFRLKDRKGGDYLLAPTHEEMFTLLVKDLYSSYKDLPLSIYQIQNKYRDEARPRAGLLRGREFIMKDSYSFDVDDAGLDASYSAHRAAYLKIFERLGLEVIPVTATAGAMGGSRSEEFLHPTDVGEDTFVRSAGGYAANVEAVTTVVPAEIDFTNAPAAEIRDTPNTPTIETLVAASNELVPRSEADGGPWTAADTLKNVVLAVTLPTGERQIVVIGVPGDRGVDLKRVEANIGAYLPVAGEIAVEAAGEEDLARNPLIVRGYLGPGMSLGAPLLGLEGAAKLLYLVDPRVVSGTAWVTGANMAGKHVFGLVAGRDFTWDGVIECTEVRAGDEAPDGSGPLETARGIEMGHIFALGRKYAEALELKVLDQNGKQVVVTMGSYGVGVTRAVAALAESNHDAKGLVWPRSVAPADVHVVAVGRGEEIFAAAEQLALELEGAGLEVIYDDRPKVSPGVKFGDAELVGVPTILAVGRGLADGVVEIKDRRSGEAENVAVDKAVDYVVNAVRSN